The sequence CGAAGATATCCAGAGCGGCGGCCGTGAGGAACAGCAGCAGCGACCCGTGGATCGGCACCGCCAGCAGGCCCTGCACGATGACGAGCAGGCAGAAGGTAGCGGCCACCAGCACGACCAGTCCCATCGACCACAGCTTGCCGACCATGATCTCGAAGGCGGTCACCGGCATCACCAGCAGGTGCTCGATCGTCCCGTGCTCGCGTTCGCGGATGAGCGCGGCGCCCGTGAGGATCACGGACAGCATCGTGATCGCCTCGATCAGTTCGTTGATCGCGCCGAACCACCTTTTGTTCAGCTCCGGATTGAAGCGCGCGCGCAGGTCGAGCCCGACGGGAAGCTGCGTCTCCTCCCTGTGGCGCGCCAGGAACTCGCTCACCTGGCCGGAAACGATCGACTGCACATAGCCTCCCCCGGTGAAGGCCTGGGTCATGCGCGTCGCATCAATGTTGAGCTGGATGGTCGGCGACCGGCCGGCGAGAAGGTCGCGCTGGAAGTTGGGGGGAATGTCGAGCGCGAACGTATCCAGGCCTTCATCCATCCGGCTGTCCATCTCGGACTGCGAGATCAGCTTCGGCTCGACGAAATAGGGCAGGTAGAAGGCGCTCGCGATGCGATCGGAAATGGCCGACCTGTCCTCGTCGACGATGGCGATGGGCGCGCGGTTGAGCGTCTCGGGCAGGGCGCGCGAGGCGGTGTAGACCTGCAGCGAGAAGGAATAGGCGATCAGCAGCAGCAGCGTGACGTTCCGCAGCAGGACCCGCAGTTCCTTGACGCCCAGCTGGAAGATGTTGGCCAGTCGCATCAGCGGGCCTGCTTTCGGAGGAAGGCGACGCTGAGGCCGATGACGACGGGAACCGTGATCAGCAGCGGGACAAACGCGCCCCACAGATCATGGAAACCAAGCGCTTTCGAAAACACCCCGCGCGAGATCGTCATGAAATAGGTGGCCGGGTAGATCTGCCCGATGAACGCGCCCGCGCCCTGCAGCGACGAGACGGGATCGATCATTCCCGAATATTGCGACGCCGGGATCATCGTGAGCAGCACGGTGGCGAAGATCGCGGCGATCTGGCTGCGCATGAAGGTCGACAGGAAGAAGCCCATCGATGTCGCAATGACGACATAGAGGAAGGCGGCGGCAGCATAGGTCGCGAAACTGCCGGTGAAGGGCACCTGGAAGCCGTAGACCGCAAACGCCGTCAGCAGCAGGAAGTTGAGCATCCCCAGCGCGACATAGGGAAGCTGCTTGCCGATCAGGAATTCCATCCGCGTCACCGGCGTGACGTAGAAATTCGTGATCGACCCAAGCTCTTTCTCGCGTACGACGCTCAGGACCGCCAGCATGGCCGGGATCATCAGGAGCAGCATGGGAATGATGGCCGGCGCCATGGCGTCGAGGCTGCGAACATCCGGGTTGTAGCGGTAGCGGACCTCCAGCTGGAAGTCGCGCTGGTCGGCCGCCTTGCCATAGGCCTCGCGCGCCTTCTGGGCGAGCCAGGTCGAATGCATTCCCTCGACATAGCCGCGGATCGTCTCCGCCCGCGTCGGCATGGCGCCATCGATCCAGGCGCCGACGGTGACGTCGCGGCCATGCGCGAGATTGCGCGCAAAGCCCGGCGGGATCTCGAGCGCCAGGCTGATCTCGCCGCGCTCCATCCGCCGGTCCATGTCGGCATAGCCGGTCAGGGCCGGCTTCTCCGTGAAGTAGCGCGAACCGGAAAGCTGGAGCGCATAGTCCCGGCTGATGGCGGTGTCGTCATGGTCGAGAACGGCGAAGGACAGGTTCTCGACATCCATGTTGATACCGTAGCCGATCACGAACATGAGCAGCAGGCTGCCGATCGTCGCCAGGGTCGCGCGGATGGGATCGCGCAGCAGTTCCACGCTCTCACGCTTCGTATAGGCCAGCATGCGGCGCGGATCGAACAGGAGACGGGTGGCGCTCTCCTCGGCTTGCCTTGAATCGCCAACGAGCAACGGCGCGGGCGTGGCGTTGCGGGCCGTATCGCCGGCCGCGTCCTCCAGATAGCGGATGAAGGCAGCTTCCAGGGTCGGCGCCGAGCGGCTGGCCACGATCGCCTCGGGCGTGTCGCTCACCAGGACCTTGCCCGCATGCATCAGGGAGATGCGATCGCAGCGCTCGGCCTCGTTCATGAAATGGGTGGACACGAAAATGGTCACCCCGTCGCGGCGGGAAAGCTCGATGAGGATGCGCCAGAAATTGTCCCGCGCCACCGGGTCGACGCCTGATGTCGGCTCGTCGAGGATCAGGATATCCGGCGAATGGATCATCGCGACCGCCAGCGACAATCGCTGTCGGATACCGAGCGGCAGCTCGTCCGGCAACGCGTCCATCTGCTCGATCAGGCCGAATTGCCGCGCCACTTCCGTGATCCGCGCCGGGATGCCGGCCTCCGGCAGGGCGAACAGCCGGGCATGCAGTTCCAGATTCTGGCGGACCGTGAGCTCGGAATAGAGCGAGAAGGCCTGCGACATGTAGCCGACGCGGCGGCGGATCTGGATGTCGCGCGGATCAACCTCCCGCCCGAACAGCCGGACCCGCCCGGCGCTCGCGGCGAGCAGGCCGGTCAGCATCTTCATGGTCGTGGTCTTGCCGCAGCCGTTCGAGCCGAGGAAGCCGAAGATCTCGCCCCGTGCGATGCGGAAGCTGACATCGTCCACGGCCGTGAAATCACCGAAGCGCTTCGTCAGATGCTCTGCCTCGATCGCCGGTTCGCCGTCGGCGACCGGCAGGCGGGCGGGCCGGACCACCGCCTCGTGGCCTTTTGACGCCTCGGCGGGCAACAGCGCGATGAAGGCGGCATCGAGGTCCGCGGCGCCGGTCCGGGCCAGCAGTTCGCCGGGCGTGCCGGTCGCGAGCACGCGCCCGGCGTCCAGCGCCACCAGCCAGTCGAAGCGCGCGGCTTCCTCCATATAGGCGGTGGCCACGATCACGCTCATGCCGTCGCGGTTGGTGCGGATGCGTTCGATCAGCTCCCAGAACTGCTTGCGGGACAGAGGATCGATGCCGGTCGTCGGCTCGTCGAGAATGAGGAGGTCCGGATCATGGATCAGCGCGCAGCAGAGCCCGAGCTTCTGCTTCATCCCGCCGGAAAGATTGGCAGCCCTCCGGTCGGCGAAAGGCGCCAGCCCGGTGCTCTCCAGCAGCGCGCCGATGCGCCGTTCCCGCTCCTGTCGGCCGAGGCCGAAGAGGCGTCCGAAAAAGTCGACATTGGCGAAGACGGAGAGCGACGGATAGAGGTTCTTGCCCAGTCCCTGCGGCATGTAGGCGATGCGGGGACAGGTGCGCCGGCGGTGGGCCGCATCC is a genomic window of Kaistia defluvii containing:
- a CDS encoding ABC transporter permease — protein: MRLANIFQLGVKELRVLLRNVTLLLLIAYSFSLQVYTASRALPETLNRAPIAIVDEDRSAISDRIASAFYLPYFVEPKLISQSEMDSRMDEGLDTFALDIPPNFQRDLLAGRSPTIQLNIDATRMTQAFTGGGYVQSIVSGQVSEFLARHREETQLPVGLDLRARFNPELNKRWFGAINELIEAITMLSVILTGAALIREREHGTIEHLLVMPVTAFEIMVGKLWSMGLVVLVAATFCLLVIVQGLLAVPIHGSLLLFLTAAALDIFAMTCLGMFLATVAGSMPQFALLVMMVLIPLQLLSGGVTPRESMPEIIRIIMFAAPTTHFVMLSQAVLFRGAGISVVWPQLVALLAIGVALFTFSLNRFRQFLG
- the rbbA gene encoding ribosome-associated ATPase/putative transporter RbbA, which translates into the protein MKPGAPPEPVVRLQGVGQTYRAVAALQEITLDIPSGCVVGLIGPDGVGKSSLLSLVAGSRVIQRGSITVLGGDMADAAHRRRTCPRIAYMPQGLGKNLYPSLSVFANVDFFGRLFGLGRQERERRIGALLESTGLAPFADRRAANLSGGMKQKLGLCCALIHDPDLLILDEPTTGIDPLSRKQFWELIERIRTNRDGMSVIVATAYMEEAARFDWLVALDAGRVLATGTPGELLARTGAADLDAAFIALLPAEASKGHEAVVRPARLPVADGEPAIEAEHLTKRFGDFTAVDDVSFRIARGEIFGFLGSNGCGKTTTMKMLTGLLAASAGRVRLFGREVDPRDIQIRRRVGYMSQAFSLYSELTVRQNLELHARLFALPEAGIPARITEVARQFGLIEQMDALPDELPLGIRQRLSLAVAMIHSPDILILDEPTSGVDPVARDNFWRILIELSRRDGVTIFVSTHFMNEAERCDRISLMHAGKVLVSDTPEAIVASRSAPTLEAAFIRYLEDAAGDTARNATPAPLLVGDSRQAEESATRLLFDPRRMLAYTKRESVELLRDPIRATLATIGSLLLMFVIGYGINMDVENLSFAVLDHDDTAISRDYALQLSGSRYFTEKPALTGYADMDRRMERGEISLALEIPPGFARNLAHGRDVTVGAWIDGAMPTRAETIRGYVEGMHSTWLAQKAREAYGKAADQRDFQLEVRYRYNPDVRSLDAMAPAIIPMLLLMIPAMLAVLSVVREKELGSITNFYVTPVTRMEFLIGKQLPYVALGMLNFLLLTAFAVYGFQVPFTGSFATYAAAAFLYVVIATSMGFFLSTFMRSQIAAIFATVLLTMIPASQYSGMIDPVSSLQGAGAFIGQIYPATYFMTISRGVFSKALGFHDLWGAFVPLLITVPVVIGLSVAFLRKQAR